Proteins encoded by one window of Natronoarchaeum mannanilyticum:
- a CDS encoding zinc finger domain-containing protein, whose amino-acid sequence MAISQRQSEVVGGRRRQAGTERNDTEPICRRCGGARVEIAESDRAAYACPNCARTHTRDGEQYEPPEVRQYSHRYSA is encoded by the coding sequence ATGGCGATTTCTCAACGCCAGAGCGAGGTCGTCGGTGGCCGACGCCGACAGGCCGGCACAGAGCGGAACGACACCGAACCCATCTGCAGGCGGTGCGGCGGCGCTCGGGTGGAGATCGCCGAGTCAGATCGGGCGGCCTACGCCTGTCCGAACTGCGCTCGCACCCACACGAGGGACGGCGAGCAGTACGAACCGCCGGAAGTGCGGCAGTACTCGCACCGATATTCGGCCTGA
- a CDS encoding glycoside hydrolase family 3 protein produces the protein MSHDSDGHDEASHADASRRTFMKATGAATATAAIGAGEAAAGGDDDEVDVDELLESLSLEQKAAQMTQVAVSTFDPEATSGDGEDDPLPASFGVDTLGEYFSELGVGSILSGGAAPPSFDAQEVVEGINDLQAYNLEHADHGIPFLYGVDATHGNVLLEGATSLPQRLNMGSTRDPKLVAEAERHTSDATASMGAHWTFAPTTDLQRDPRWGRFFEGISEDPKLEGDISRARARALEDDDRMTACVKHFGAYSIPNNGNDRAPASTSMRDLRTNLFPPYQEALEAEPGTVMVNSGAVNGKPAHASHWLLTEVLRERYGFEGLILSDWDDLYRMLSNHDYAPDFRTATKEAINAGVDMYMIGNGGTAPGPVQFIDTVVSLVEDGEIPMERIDEAVRKVLELKVDLGLFEEPTVDESRIGGTLGGAQESSEQLAKESLVLLENDEETLPLSGDEDVLLTGPGVDGDGNNTRALMQHGGWSLGWQGPSAGGPFPRQSLLVDELESRVDDLTHVPTTYENSTWYAGQGDGQNQQSDENGNFDFTEDQEDAVRDAAPDADAVVVVIGEGCHNEGFGDRDELVLDEAQQALVDVVDEETDDDTPVVGVMLAGAPRGDSETFDQLDALLFAGQPGSDGGVAVAETLVGEYNPSGKLAFSWPRNPGTPVGTVPMPYNRYPPTSTGATDNSPLYEFGRGLSYTDFEYSNLSVAPSSVKDPAKAETVRTSVDVENTGGMAGEHVVEVFNTQSYGSVLQPLRRLLGYERVHLDAGETKTVNIEADLSALEVVPGDVPAIQSKIVEPGDYELSVGDLTTTLSIKSAGSITGNGPLVSLYDANDDGRITGKDIRTLLGNVWNDDDHGRGKKKGHGDD, from the coding sequence ATGTCACACGACAGTGACGGTCACGACGAGGCATCGCACGCGGACGCGTCGCGGCGGACGTTCATGAAGGCGACCGGGGCGGCCACGGCGACGGCGGCGATCGGCGCCGGCGAGGCCGCCGCGGGCGGCGACGACGACGAGGTCGACGTAGACGAGCTTCTGGAGTCGCTCTCGCTCGAACAGAAGGCCGCCCAGATGACGCAGGTGGCGGTCAGCACCTTCGATCCCGAGGCGACCTCGGGTGACGGAGAAGACGATCCACTGCCGGCCAGTTTCGGCGTCGACACGCTCGGCGAGTACTTCTCGGAGCTCGGCGTCGGGTCGATCCTCTCGGGCGGCGCGGCGCCGCCGAGCTTCGACGCCCAGGAGGTCGTCGAGGGGATCAACGACCTCCAGGCGTACAACCTCGAACACGCCGACCACGGGATCCCGTTCCTCTACGGCGTCGACGCGACCCACGGCAACGTCCTGCTGGAGGGCGCGACGTCGCTCCCCCAGCGGCTGAACATGGGGTCGACGCGGGATCCGAAGCTCGTCGCCGAGGCCGAGCGCCACACCAGCGACGCGACGGCGTCGATGGGCGCCCACTGGACGTTCGCGCCGACGACTGACCTCCAGCGCGACCCGCGCTGGGGCCGGTTCTTCGAGGGGATCAGCGAGGATCCCAAGCTCGAAGGCGATATCTCGCGTGCGCGCGCTCGAGCGCTAGAGGACGACGACCGGATGACCGCCTGCGTCAAGCACTTCGGCGCGTACTCGATCCCGAACAACGGTAACGATCGCGCCCCGGCGTCGACGTCGATGCGCGATCTCCGGACGAACCTGTTCCCGCCGTATCAGGAAGCGCTGGAGGCCGAGCCCGGCACGGTGATGGTCAACAGCGGCGCGGTCAACGGCAAGCCCGCCCACGCCTCCCACTGGCTGCTGACGGAGGTGCTCCGCGAGCGCTACGGGTTCGAGGGGCTGATCCTCTCGGACTGGGACGACCTCTATCGGATGCTCTCGAACCACGACTACGCGCCCGACTTCCGGACCGCGACGAAGGAGGCGATCAACGCGGGCGTGGACATGTACATGATCGGCAACGGCGGCACCGCTCCGGGGCCGGTCCAGTTCATCGACACCGTCGTCAGTCTGGTCGAAGACGGCGAGATCCCGATGGAGCGCATCGACGAGGCCGTCCGGAAGGTGCTCGAACTCAAGGTCGATCTGGGCCTGTTCGAGGAGCCGACCGTCGACGAATCGCGCATCGGCGGGACCCTCGGAGGCGCACAGGAGTCCTCCGAGCAGTTGGCGAAAGAGTCGCTGGTACTGCTGGAGAACGACGAAGAAACGCTCCCGCTGTCGGGCGACGAGGACGTGCTGCTGACCGGGCCCGGCGTCGACGGGGACGGCAACAACACCCGCGCGCTGATGCAACACGGCGGCTGGTCGCTGGGCTGGCAGGGTCCGAGCGCGGGCGGCCCGTTCCCGCGCCAGAGCCTGCTCGTCGACGAGCTGGAGAGCCGCGTCGACGACCTGACCCACGTGCCCACGACCTACGAGAACTCGACGTGGTACGCCGGCCAGGGCGACGGCCAGAATCAGCAGAGCGACGAGAACGGGAACTTCGACTTTACCGAGGATCAGGAAGACGCCGTCCGCGATGCCGCGCCCGACGCCGACGCGGTCGTCGTCGTGATCGGCGAGGGCTGTCACAACGAGGGGTTCGGCGACCGCGACGAGCTCGTCCTCGACGAGGCCCAGCAGGCGCTCGTCGACGTCGTCGACGAGGAGACCGACGACGACACGCCCGTCGTCGGCGTCATGCTCGCCGGAGCGCCCCGCGGCGACTCGGAGACGTTCGACCAGCTCGACGCGCTGCTGTTCGCCGGCCAGCCCGGCAGCGACGGCGGCGTCGCCGTCGCGGAGACGCTCGTCGGCGAGTACAACCCCTCCGGCAAGCTGGCCTTCAGTTGGCCCCGGAACCCCGGCACGCCCGTCGGGACGGTGCCGATGCCGTACAACCGCTACCCGCCGACGTCGACGGGCGCGACCGACAACTCCCCGCTGTACGAGTTCGGGCGCGGCCTGAGCTACACCGACTTCGAGTACTCGAACCTCTCGGTGGCGCCGAGTTCGGTCAAGGATCCCGCGAAAGCCGAAACGGTACGGACCAGCGTCGACGTCGAGAACACCGGCGGTATGGCGGGCGAACACGTCGTCGAGGTGTTCAACACGCAGTCGTACGGCTCGGTGCTCCAGCCGCTGCGCCGGCTGCTGGGCTACGAGCGCGTCCACCTCGACGCCGGGGAGACCAAAACTGTGAACATCGAGGCCGACCTCTCGGCCCTGGAAGTCGTCCCGGGCGACGTCCCCGCCATTCAGTCGAAGATCGTCGAACCGGGAGACTACGAGCTTTCCGTCGGCGACCTCACGACGACGCTATCGATCAAGAGCGCCGGCTCGATCACCGGCAACGGCCCGCTGGTGAGCCTCTACGACGCGAACGACGACGGGCGGATTACCGGGAAGGACATCCGAACACTGCTCGGGAACGTCTGGAACGACGACGATCACGGCCGCGGCAAAAAGAAGGGCCACGGCGACGACTGA
- a CDS encoding PRC-barrel domain-containing protein: METTSEEITALVGREVYSNNGVFVGEVEDVRLDLDNQQVTGLALHELNPELFSGYVGDSRGVLIPYRWVRSVGDVVLINDIIERLRPREEEGADEVVV; the protein is encoded by the coding sequence ATGGAGACGACATCGGAGGAGATCACCGCCCTCGTCGGCAGGGAAGTGTACTCGAACAACGGGGTGTTCGTCGGGGAGGTAGAGGACGTCCGCCTCGACCTCGACAACCAGCAGGTGACGGGACTCGCGCTCCACGAACTGAACCCGGAGCTGTTCTCGGGCTACGTGGGCGACTCTCGCGGCGTGTTGATCCCCTACCGCTGGGTGCGGTCGGTGGGCGACGTGGTGCTGATCAACGATATCATCGAGCGACTCCGCCCCCGGGAGGAAGAGGGCGCAGACGAAGTCGTCGTCTGA